TGGAGGACATCATGACCTTTGCCCGCGACGAACTCGGTCTGACTCCGCAGGGCTTCGTGGCCTCGGGCATCAAGGGCCCCAAGGGCAACCAGGAATACATCATCCAACTTCTCGCCCCATAAACATGAGACCCAAATTCCCCACTGACGAACGCAAGGCCCGGATCAGGGAGGTCCTTTCGCGTCGTCAGCCCGACCTGACCCTTGTCCTGAACAACAT
Above is a window of Deltaproteobacteria bacterium DNA encoding:
- a CDS encoding TlyA family rRNA (cytidine-2'-O)-methyltransferase — protein: EDIMTFARDELGLTPQGFVASGIKGPKGNQEYIIQLLAP